In the genome of Pungitius pungitius chromosome 5, fPunPun2.1, whole genome shotgun sequence, the window caaaactgtgATGTCGTTATTAAAGATCTACGAAGCAGCAATAAAGGCGTGATTGATTGAGGGTGCAGACACGTGACGGATGAACAGCATCCTAAACTGTCGTTATTGTTTGACAGCGCCACAGAggaaatgtatataaaaaaatgtaactatatGACATTCGATGTCCCTAGGACAAATAGCTGGCTCGTTATATAATTTATAGAAAGACGCGAGCGTCTTCACGGGACACGTGGTGAGATGCTGAGAAAATGCTTTGCAAGAGTTGGCAGGAGATTAaacagagacggggggggggggggcgttttgttattgttttgagtTCATTTTAAGGAAATGGATTTCACCCTTGGCAGATTTTTGCCTGCTGGCTATGATGCAATAAGCCGACTGATGTTCGCTCTCcaagatctctctctctttctctctctctctctctctctctttctctctctctctctctctctctctctctcaatttgtctctctgtctctcgctcttCTTCTCTGACTGTGTTTTCCAACTACACATCGATGAAGAGCTAGCAGCAGGGAGACCCAAATCAAAACCtgtgcacacatacatatacatatgtgcatacatatatatgtattgcCTACAAGTGTATTATACCTGAATCTGAAAAAAGCTGTCAAATTGTAATAAGAAGTGTAATATATGGTGCAACATGACAGACttataaagaaaaatacaagaaCATCAATAACATACGTAGGTATGgtatttgcattttaattgtgTACCCTGTCATGATTGCAACCTTCCACTGCAGGTAGTTTACAGCAGAGGAAACCAGAGAAGAGGCAAACAGCTGATTTCTTATGGCGGCTTATTAAAGAGAGATTGAGATACAGTCAGTTACTGTAATAGCTTTGTGCACTGTGATAATTCATCATCCTGCTTGTTTGTTGGCCCTTTGATTGCCACATTATTATGCACCGTTGCTCCATTCAGTTTCATTTTGTGAAATCACATTATGCGAGTGAAGATGTTACAGCGCCAGCCACATTTTTCCAAGTAATTGCTTTTAAGACTTGGAAGATGATAAAGTTCATTTAATACAACCGTAAAAGGTTTTAATGGTATATAAACCTTTAGCTGCATCTAAAAAAGCACAGTttcccacaaaaaaaagcagattgaAATGCTCTTACTGTCCTCTTATTCCTTGGACAGAGGTCTGATTGTCCCCTCTCTTGCCATTTAAAGCTCCTCATAATGATGATGCTTAAGCCACTATTGAGCGGATGATAATGGATGGATGTGCTCCAGCCTTTATGCTACATTGCTACCTTGTTTTATGTCATGCGTGTGCGGTGTTTTACGTATTTCGGTTACTTCTTATACATCCTTTTCTTCGGCCTGTTGAAGTTGTGCTTCACCTGGCTAGAAGACAAATTCCCCCATGGAGACAGTAAAGTTCAAACTGCAGTTGGGTGCGGGCTGTGAACTGACATTTGGTTTTGTGAGTAATGACAGATTTTAATTTCCCTCTGCCCCTCTTAACGCACTGTTTGTCactctctctttaaaaaaaatgtcacgttTAAGGTGGAGTGTATCTCACTGGCTGCAATATTAATAGCTCTGGGCTCTGGAGCAACACGCTCCATCACTCTTGTGCTTCTGGTTTGTTTGTGAAAGAGGAAAGCGACGGAAAGCGCATTGGTTTACTTTTCGCTCTTTACTGTTGTCCATGAACATGTGATGCCTGCCCTCCATCAAAGTGATGCGTTctcttgcgtgtgtgtgcgcgtttctgtttgtttgaggGTGAAACTATCTGAACACATACTTTGTTTTATCCATCACACGGGACGCATTGTTTTCCAAATGAGTTCCACTAACCTTcgtagtaaaaaaagaaaaatgaatgtgtcagaaaacacagaaaccgTAATCTCTCCATGTCTGACTAAGTTTACAGGTGCTcttccctccctgcctctcttAGCCTGGGATGAGAGAGatagacacagagagagagagagagggggggggggagggagagagcctCCAGCGTGTGACGGGCTGTGGGCCGTGAGATCCTTGAAAACAACTGGTTACAGATCAAGAAGGGCCCTGCAGTAGGACGGGGGCGAAGCAGAGACATGTGTCGTGCTGAGTGTTCAGTCATTTATGTTCCTCTCATCTTtgcctctctcctcttcaaaaaaaaaaaaaatctattaaaagCTAAATTAAgtcaactacaaaaaaaaaacaaccatcatTTTTGATACCGGATACAGCCTCCCTTACAGTTTATTATATCCTTCACATAGTTCAAATATTTGCACTTTTAGGACACAttgttatattattttaaatgcattgtGGTGCTAAAGATCtgttttgctgtaaaaaaaaaaaaagaggacatttaATTTCCAAAAGATTCTTTTTTGATTGTGTTCCATATCAATAAATCAGTTCCTCCTCTTTTGAACGAAGCCTAATCTTATGGGTTCATCGTGGCATTTCTATTTGAAACACAACTCGTGTGAGATGGTCAACTGATGTCAGGTGGCAGTAATTTAATTAACTatgtttaatttgattaaaaaaaacatttcactaaCTACTCTACATCAAGTATTGtaactattattattaactcCTTGTCAGTCTATAGTAACTAGACTTTTACTCTGTCTAATGCGATCAGACGATTGATCCAAACCTAAAATCTATCATATCCTTTGATGACCTCATGCCAGTTGATGatcaaaaagcaataaaacattgCATTCATTGAATTCCTTTTAATGAGATTTGTTTCTCGGAGTGCCTATTCTTCATGTGGCCTTTGTGGCGTCACACTTTCAGTTGCAACGGCTGTTTGATATTGATCGCTTTAATCAATGTCACAGGAGCACATTGAAAAAAATTACAATTAcgtaagaaaatgaaatgttaatcTCAAACAAAAGGGTtgcctgtggaaaaaaaaggcttgttaTGTTCTGTGTAATGTTTCAATAGATAATCTGTACATTATCAATATCTGACATTGATGCCACTTTCAGTGGTGAAAAAATGCATTGAGCAGCTCTGCATTTACACCCGACCATCCTTCAAGCTGCTGATGATTGCTCAATTAATAACAACCTGCTCTGTGTTGGCATAATCTCCTCCCGTTTCTATGCGGATTTCGAGCCAGAGGGTAGTGGTGCATATACAATAAACTCTGTAATCACCTTGTTTTGTGGTGCCATTTTATATAATCCTCTTGCCGTCTCTTCCCctcccgggaggggggggggaagggggggtgtgaCACGATGCTCCTGCGTCATCACACTGCTCCGGCCTCCCTAAGAATCCTAGAGGGAGTTGGATTTAAAACGGCCCTACAATCCAAAGCTTGCATATTACTACGTAGTTTAAAAGATGTGGCTGCCTAATAATCCCTGCATCCCAGGACcaaaatgtaatgattttaaTAGTgactgatgaaaaataaactcgACCATGCTTAGTGGCTCACATCACATTCTCTCCAGGGCCTTCTGACGCCGCCGTACCTACAAGTCACAGGTATGGGATTCATTTTCCCCAAAAGCAACCAACTGTTAAACTGACTACAGTGATGGTAATTGTGGACCCTTGATCGAATTAATTCTTAATTTATGGctacattttttactttgttaTTGCGCTGTTAAAGAGGGCCGCAACTGAAGAATAAAGAAGCTGAAACTAATAGAGTTGCAGAATCATTTTTCTGTTGAATGACTATcgattcattgattcattgattcatttcaGCGGTCGTGTATAGTGACGGCAGCTCAGGCCGCAGCCTTTCTAAATCCCTTTTGGCACATGCCTAATCTATATTTCCTAAAATCAGAGTGTGATATTAGCTCTGGTGGGAAAAGTCCATTTTTTAAGACTCTATTAACTTCTGTGATAAAGATTCTGGTATCGACAGCCATTGGACAGCTaaaatttaaatcattttattttatattattcatatatattttattgtgacCACTGCActccatatttaaaaaaatgtattcatgaatAACTTATAAGACACTATATTGTAAGCTTTTGCAACTGGTTCATTAAAAGTTAATGATTCATTAAAAATACAGTATGTACAGTTGAAATATTGTTATATAATTAAATTTATTTATGATGTATTTATAAATACTTCATTGCTACTGAGCAAAAGATGAGGCAAGTGGACCTGGAGTTACTTTTTCTAAGTTCGATGTGTTTTTATGaatcctgaaacacacaaaaactgcattttattaattgatTATTACAAACTTTAAGCAGTTGttaatatgtgtgtatttaattgCAGTTGATTACAGTtgtattattctttattatCAATCATTCATTAACTGTCACAGCTTCACAGGTGCCTCACAGGAGGAATTAGGGTTGACATATTGTCCTCAACTCTGCATACACCACATCAATGCTTTATAAATGATTTTACATTTAGATCCAATGCTTACACATTTTTACCTCTAAATTAACTATAGTGCCAcaattgatttttattattaatctattttattcattattattattatataagttATAAATGTTCCTGTAACCTATATCCATCCTGCTTAGTGTCATCTGTTTTGTGTCTAAATTGCCACACGGTATTTTACATTCTGGTCTGTTCGTGCTCACTTAGCCCATCCTCCACGTTGACTGACCCATGGTGCCTTAGAAGCcgaaactgccccccccccccccccccccccaatgtgaaAGAGGGATGTTGCATGACTGAAAACATATCATAAATGTAATGCCAGCCTtcattttgggaaataaattgcccatcatcttttcttttgactCCTGCAGGATTGATGTCAGAGGGGTTTTACACCACACTGATTTGCTgaaacacatcaaacacaccACGTGCTCTACTAGATtgcccatcatcatcatcatcatcatcatcatgtggcTTGTGTGGAAGCAAATTGATAAGTTCCTCACTGCTTTGTTTACTCAACAACTTCAATTGATCCATAAAgatttgatgatgatgagcagGTCCCAAGTTGTGGTTTTCCTCAACATCACCTGATCCCTGCTTAGCTCATTAACTTTTTAATTGTCTAAACAAAGATGGACTCATATTTATTAATGACAAACTTCGATTGCTTTTATTGTTTCAGTGCTACAAAGCTCATGGTGTGGGACGGAAACCCCACGTGTCTCAGGATAGAATGCATGAAATCAGCACATGACACGTGTTGCATGGCATTATAGCGATGGCTGCTGTCGCATATAGGGTATATACTGTGgctacaacacaaaaaaaaaaaacacgagctTGTACATTAAAAGCGACCGTTCCCGTCATGTCTCATTTCATCACcgggttttgattttttttttttttttcacggtcgaacacacatttgaaaagacACAGTCCCTGAATGAAAAGTCTTGATTCCCTCCCACCCCAAAGTATACGAACATTTCCTGCTGTCAGTTCAGTCTCTCCACTTTTGAGTAAACACAAACGTTGTTTTCGTCGTGTGTGGTCACGGTCTGTGGAATTTGCATCGTATGATCTTCTTGAAAGCACTTTGGAAATCTTTGTTGAAGTAGGCATATATGATGGGGTTGAGGAGAGAGTTGGAGTAGCCCAGCCAGTTGATGACTGCCCCCAGCCAGTCGGGCATGTAGCAGCTTTCTGCACAGAAAGGCAGCACAAGTGCGACAATAAAAAAGGGCAGCCAGCAGAAAATGAAAGTTCCCATGATGATACCCAGTGTTTTCACCGTCTTACGTTCCCTCGCCATCGCAATCTTCCTCTTCGCCCCCGAGTTCTTGTCGTTCATGTGCTCATAGCCCTGCGAGGAGGATTGAGGGGTGTTGGGCAGAGGCAGGTGCGTTTTGGAGGTGCTGATAACTTCTATTATCTCAAGTGACTCGCCCTCCTCTCCGTGTTTCACCGCGCCGTTTACGCACGGAGAGCTGGGCTTCGACTCGTTGCAGCGCTTCCAGCCTTTTCCCCCGGCCTCCCCGTTGGTTTTCTTGTGGAAGATAGCCGGAGACACAGTCAAGCACTTCTCGGACTCTTTTGATCTATCGGGTTTCTTCACCGTCTTTCGAATCCGAAACCGAGCAGCCTTGAATATTCGCCCATACAAGACGAGCATGAGGATGAGAGGGATGTAGAAAGCCCCAAATGTGGAGTAGATGGTGTAGCCCGGGTCCTGGCTGATGATGCACGCGTCGGGGTTCGCCCTGTCTTCGGCACTTCTCCAGCCTAACATAGGCGGAATAGAGATAGAGAAACCAATTAGCCAAGTCACGCTAATCAAGATCGCAGCTCTCCTCGGTGTCCGTTTATTTACATAGTCAATCGGGTCTGTGATGGCCCAGAACCTGTCCAAGGCGATTGCGCACAGATGCAGGATGGATGATGTGCAGCACAATACATCCAAAGAGATAAATATGTCACATATCTCCTGCCCCAGTGTCCACTTGTTCAAAACCTGGTAGAGGGCCGCCAT includes:
- the htr1aa gene encoding 5-hydroxytryptamine (serotonin) receptor 1A a, coding for MDFIAARGNGSNATSGYPDGVDVVTDWDGSENGTGSGAPPDVKLSYQIITSLLLVALILCSIFGNACVVAAIALERSLQNVANYLIGSLAVTDLMVSVLVLPMAALYQVLNKWTLGQEICDIFISLDVLCCTSSILHLCAIALDRFWAITDPIDYVNKRTPRRAAILISVTWLIGFSISIPPMLGWRSAEDRANPDACIISQDPGYTIYSTFGAFYIPLILMLVLYGRIFKAARFRIRKTVKKPDRSKESEKCLTVSPAIFHKKTNGEAGGKGWKRCNESKPSSPCVNGAVKHGEEGESLEIIEVISTSKTHLPLPNTPQSSSQGYEHMNDKNSGAKRKIAMARERKTVKTLGIIMGTFIFCWLPFFIVALVLPFCAESCYMPDWLGAVINWLGYSNSLLNPIIYAYFNKDFQSAFKKIIRCKFHRP